DNA sequence from the Perca fluviatilis chromosome 4, GENO_Pfluv_1.0, whole genome shotgun sequence genome:
CATTTCATTAGTAAGAAGATGAGCAGAACATGCTACACAGTGAGGAGATGAGCCCCAGAGGCCCACTGTCACTACTAACCCCTGATCCTTTCCTCTTCCTGCCCCACGTCTTCCCTTCCGTCCTGCCTTCCATCTTCTTTTTCTTACAGGGTTTTCTGTGGACTCGGCCATGGACATAATGAGCCTCGGCGAGCTGACCTTTGTGGCGGGTGCACCTAGGGCCAATCACACAGGGGCAGTGGTGCTGCTGAGGAAGGACAATGTGTACCGGCTCGTGCCGCAGCACATCTTCTGGGGGGAGGAGCTGGCATCTTCATTTGGGTACTCGGTAGCTACGACGGATCTGAACAGGGACGGGTAAGGATTCAGTCCAGATGATCATCATTAAATAGATgatgctaataataataaacacaagtGTTTTCAGCTAAATCTATTTAAAATCTCAAAAGTAAATGTGCCCGTTTGGCAGAATTGGCCCTGTCAGGGTTATATTTCTATATCACTGGATAATTAACATGGATGACATTAGCATATTACAGTACTTTACTGTAGCTGGTTGAGGTGGAGCTAATTTAACAGCTTTAAATCATTTTGTTTAATCTACAATTATGCATCAACTTTTATATATTGATACACATGTTTTATATGTAAAGTCTTAATctaaaaagtaactagtaaccatagctgtgaaataaatgtagtggagtgaaaagcacaatattttcctctgaaatgtagaggaacagaagtataaagtagtatGAGATGGAAATCAcaggtaaagtacaagtacctcaaaattgtaattAAGTACAGTACCTGCATACATGTACTGAGTTGCATTCTACCATTTGGGGTAAGAGTAGATGAGACAGGTTATGTTTAAAGGAAAAACTTCATAAGAGGTTCTAGGGGCACCCAAAAACTGCTTTATAAAatattattcatttttaattcTCTGTTTCTGTTCCTAGCTGGACCGATCTGATTGTTGGAGCTCCTAATTTCTTTGACCGTAAGGCAGAGATTGGTGGAGCTGTGTATGTGTACCTAAACCCCTTCGGTCACTGGGACGACCAGGCCCGACCCATCCGTCTCAATGGGACATACGACTCCATGTTTGGAATGACGGTCAGCAACGTAGGAGATCTGGACCAGGATGGATACGGAGGTGAGAACAATGTTTTTTCACACAGTTCATCATCAGTTTCACTTATGGAAAGGGACTTATTCTGTTCTGTTCAAAATAGATGGGGATGGTTTCAATTCATTCATGAAGTTTTTGAGCAATGTCTTTTGAGCAGTAACTAGTTTGCCACTTGTCCTTGTCCTACTGTTTCTGTTTCAAACTAGTTAGATGCAAATAGTGTAATTTAATGTTTGCACACTTAAAATAGTTTTCAATAATTTCTGTATCTGGTCAGATATTGCTGTGGGGGCACCGTTTGATGGAGATGGCAAAGTTTTCATCTACAGAGGCTCAGATGCTGGAATTGAAACCAAACCTGCTCAGGTGAGTTTCACACAGCAGTTTAGGAATGAGCtaacagaagaaaagaaagatgacaggaagaataaaaaatgaatagaCCAAAGGAATCAAGATTTCATTAGTGTTTTTTATTCCGTCAGGTGCTGGATGGTCGCAACTTTGATGTGAGACGTTTTGGATACTCCATCTCAGGCAGTTTGGATATTGATAATAACCACTACCCAGATATTGCAGTGGGCTCTCTTAATGACTCAGTGGTCCTCTTCAGGTGAGAaaagactttgaaaaaaaaattattgttgGAAAAAATTCCAAATCTAAGCACAAATCTTGCATGTTCAGTATCTATTTTTATAATTAGTTTCACCTGACCCAtcgttttgtgtttttgtgtccccAAGGTCTCGTCCAGTCATCCATGTGATCAGAGAAATATCTATCGACCCTCAGTACATTGATCTGGAGCAGTACAACTGCAAGGGCAGAGAGGGAGTCTGGTACGTACTGATAATATGTAAAataatccaggataactgaactAAATCCATATTTTAAAACGGctaatgtatttgtgtctatggttttcttttcaaaattatGATTAATCTCAATCTATAATACTgtttaaaatctgtaacaaaGAAAGTGATTTTCGCTCTGCACTGTGTGCCTTTTTTAGCGTGGAGGTCAAGGCCTGCTTCACCTTCACAGCCCACCCAGAACACTACTCCCCACACATGAGTAAGTCACACCTCGCTTTTTAAGACCATTTCTGTTCTTCTCTCATGTGGGACAGGAGTCATTTCTATATACAGTGGAAAGTAACCTTATCTGTGGAGTAACATTAGACTTTATTTTGATTAAATCACAGCTGTGTAATACTGTATTCCCTCAGATGGGGGTTTCATATATGTTCTACCCCCCGGGGGGCTCTTTAAGTGCTCTCTGTATAGTATGTGTCCTGACATTTTTCAATCCCTCTATCTGTCTTCATGCATCGCTCTCATTTTCACTCCCTTCAAGCCTTGGTGGTGTACTTTGAAGCTGACACAGAGCGCAGGAAGCTGGGCCTCCCGCACCGCGTTAACTTCCTGGGCCGCAGTTCCCTGGAGCCGGAGTTTACTCAGACAGAAGAAGTGGAGCTGCATCGGCAGCGTCACCCTGTGTGCACCACTGCTACCTTCCAGCTCCATGTTAgtaacttaaaataataataataataataataataataataataggtggTTCTTGGACTTAGTATTTCTATATTTGTTTTTGGTAGCAAAACAATtatggaaataataataaagtaaaggTATACCATGTTTCTTTTGACAATCTACCTTTTGTACCGAGTTTTGGGGCATTGAACAGTTTACCTTTGATTCAAAATTTTGACGTATACAAGtcaaaatgttgcaaaaaatCCACACTCTTTTGCAGCATAAACAAACCAAATTTGTTTGACCAAATCTTTTGTTGTCCAAATTAGTATTTTTATAATCTCTGTCCATGCAGGAGAACATCATTGACAAACTGCGTCCCATCTCGTTGGCGATAACCCACACTATCAAGCCTGTGCCACCACGCAGACACTCAGGTGCCAAGAGGCTGGAGAAGCTGGCGCCTGTACTGAGTGTTTCCCCGTCTAACACGCTGCACTCTGAGGTCTGTAACAAAAAGGAAGCTGAAGTATTTAATGGTTGGGATTCATTTTAATGGGCCACATTTATTACGTGATTAATCATTTTAATCTACAAAAGGTAAAAAACTACAACaagagaaataaagagaaacATGCCCGTTACGGTTTGACAGAGCTAATCGATTACCTGACAGTAAACGTAGAATGTgctttgagataaaaaaaaaaacgacttcATGTCTGCCTCGTTTACACTCCGAAGGTGAACTTCCTGCGAGAAGGATGCGGCAGCGACAAAATCTGCCAGAGCAACCTGAAGCTGAACTCCCAGTTTGGAACACGACCCCTGACCTCCGACCTCTTCACCCCTCTGCCAAAGTTAGTGTCTGCAAAAAACCCACTCTGTGTGAGCTGGTGCAAActgttacctagcaaccgataCCCCCAACACAAACAACTATCTGTATGCAATAATGTGTATACAGATGTTTACCACAAGAATATAATTCATGTTTTACTGTCACGGTTCCTGTCATGTTCGTTTACTGTCATGTTTGTCAACGTTTATAAGTTGATACTCTATGTATGTGCTTTTCTCCCACTCTCTTCATGTAGAGATGAGGATGATGTGCAGGTGTTCTCCCTGTCAGACCAGCGGCTGGTGGTGCTGGAGATCACCGTCACCAACATGCCCTCTGACCCCCTGCACCCTGAGGAGGACGGAGACGACGCCCACGCTGCTCAGCTGCTAATCTCCCTTCCAAACACTCTGTCGTATGCCGGCTCCAGGATCCCACCACAGGTATGGGCTCTAAtaagaaaaacactttttctctcCACGTTAAAACATATGTGTTTGGATTTCAGTTTTTTTGGATTGTATTTGTTTGACTGTAGATGAGGTGCCAAGCGAACCAGAATGGCTCCCAAGTTGAATGTGACCTGGGAAACCCTGTGAAACGAGATGCTAAGGTAAGGAAACAGTGTGAATTCAGTTAAAGCTTGGAAGACTGTCAGGGTTAAAAGATGCAACGTGTTGTAAATATATTTCTTGTTCATCTCATATACTTTCATAACTTTAGATATTTCTTTACTACAGTGTGAAACAAAACCAGCATAATTTCAGCTATAAGTGTAGTTATATTGCCTTTCcacttattgtttttttctgaaatatattttttttcagctgaAATTCTCCATCAACTTGAGCACATCAAACATCACGATTGAGACCACTGAGTTGACAGCAGATCTATTACTGACAACGTAAATCCTCCACATCTTTTTAGATTAGCATCTAATTTAACTCACATCGAGCTTCAGTTATTTAAGTGCAGATATTTGACTTGTTCAGGCAAAATAATCCTTTGATTACAGTGTTTGTTTGTGGGTCTGTCCTCAGTATCAGTGAGCAGCTTGATCTGGTGCCAGTCACAGCTTTTGCTAAAGTTGTGATAGagctccctctgtctgtcagtgGGTGAGTGAAACCTTTTAAAGCAGCTTCTCCCtcaatgtactgtatttgcCACAGAAAGGCTTCCTTATCTTAGGATAGTTTACTTAAACCCATAACATACACATTTCCAATTGTTTTCCCTTAGCTTTAAGCTTGTTAAAATCATGTTATTCTGTATCAGCATGTTCCAACTCTTCGTTGATGCTTTATGATGTTTACACTGAGATATTAAAGATATCGTGAGCAtcattttttacacatttccaccAAATTTAGCCTCACATTGGTCATATTTGGAATCTTTTTAAGAATTAAAAATAATCTGTGGGATTTAACAATGTACATGCATGAGTTTGACTAAATAAAATTCATCTTGCTCTTTAGCAGTTATGAGAGACATGATATAAGCCCAGGCTAGCTGGGCCAGTACTGTGCCTAGTAAACATATATATGCTATATGaagctgtgtgagtgtgtgtgcagctgtCCAACACACTGATGTGATCCTGTTTTACTGTAGGCTTGCTACTCCGCACCAGCTGTTCTTCAGCGGGACAGTGAAGGGAGAGAGTGCCATGACCAGTCTGGAGGACATCGGCAGCCCCGTTGATATCGAGTTTGTGGTGAGgaacgagtgtgtgtgtgtgtgagtgtgtttttgtgtgtgtgtgtgtgtgtatattcagGACCCTGTGTATGTGCGTTCTGATTGCCACATGGACACAGGTGAGCAGCGTCTCATACCGTATATAATGGCTAAAGGAAGACACACATTTAATATAATACGTGTTATATGTTTTCTCCGTCAGGTTGCTAATCCCGGCCAAACTCTGCAGACGCTCGGCTCGGCCTTCCTCAACATCATGTGGCCTTACGAGCTGGCCAATGAGAAATGGCTCTTGTATCCCGTCAGCTTGAAGTTTGAAGGTCACCCAAACACACAGTGCACCCCAACAGGGGCATTGAATCCTCTGAAGCTACACAGCTCCTCACTGGCAGAACTCCCACAGCCTGTCAGTCACAGTGTAAGCAGAGCAGAGCTCATTTTTGACTCTGCTAGGAAATCTTATTCTAACACCACCAATTAAGACAACACTCCGTCTGCATCCACTTTTTTGGCCACAGAAGATGTGGCCGATTAATAATGTTTTTTGACGTGGAAGGCTCCTAAAGTGAGTGAACTGACCCAAAGGTATCTAAGTGGCAGCCATGTTAAATGCTGGCTAAATTCTTTGAATGCCAATGAACACAGCTTCAGTGCTTTTGCCCAGGAATCATAGGTCCATCATTACTCAATTGGGAATTTTTCACTTTAGCAATTAACATTTCGCACTTTATTCTGGCCAACTTCTAGTTCAATCTCAATTTTAATATTAGCTGGGTTTGCTATTAACAAAGGAAGGCtactttttgtaaaaaaaaaaaagaataaaataataaagaaattgcAATAGAAAACATATTTCTTAGATCTACATTCTCCTATCTTATTCACAGTGCTTCTGACTGTAGAAAAATCAAGGATTTGTGCTGGAAATGGAAAACATTTGTTagatgacaaaaacacaaagtttcCTTCTTAAATATATAgtattttccatttccatcCAGTTCAAAGAAAAGCAGTTGGAAAATTTTTGTAACAACATTTTCTTGTCAAGACTGCATCATTAACATCATCATCCTGTTCTACCTTTCTACACTGTCTTGTCCACACTGACAACGTACTGACCATTTTTAGAGACTGATCTTTATCTGCCTGTATGAATGTCTCACTTTCACCAGGCTGGGCGAACGCGCCGCTCCCACCCAGAGGAGGACGGTCAAGTGACGACAAAAGGCAGCATGGGACGAACCACCCCTGCTGTGGCAGCTTCAGAGAGACGCAAGTCGCTCAAACTGGTAagaaggaaatgaaaatatacaGTAGATGCACAAAAGAAAAGATGCAGCCTTTGTAGGTTTTGCTTTTCACTACTTTTATAGCTACTTATGTATGTCTCCagttcatttgaaaaaaaaacattaatccCAGAGCGCTCAACTGTAATTTCTTTCTCCAGGATTGTCTCTTGGGGTCGGCACGCTGTGTCCTGATACAGTGTCCCCTCCACAGCTTCTCTGGTCAAGCTGTCCTGAAGATCCATGCCAGGCTGTGGAACAGCAGCTTCATAGAGGTATAAAAAACCCTGTCATCATTACATCAGCACCCTACTGCACGTTACTCTCCATCTCAGCTTCAGTCCAGCCTTTACAGCCGCTGCCGGCACTCACATTGATCTGATGCGAGTGAAGTGAATAAAGTGCACTTACAGAATAACTATCAAGAGGTgtttgtcagcttgttaaaggtgcaatatgtaatactgacagctagtgtttaaaatagttactgcagtacaaattcaaaatactggagagagtcgtctcccccgccccctcctccccagactcgaagttcaaggaggttgccaggctgagaccgcagcatccatatcaatgttgctagatgcttgtctcacatagccagacattacttcacagcacagcagagtagctaacgttagatgctggctataatagacagtcataaaagccgtGCTCACGCgaagctctgtacccaactgacaggcaCACTTTTTCagcttagaattacagtaggcaccgctaaaaacacaacaacctcgctgtcctctc
Encoded proteins:
- the itga7 gene encoding integrin alpha-7 isoform X2 produces the protein MAALVGHGNTVSLSSCSSHRWTTLIWALLFLLGKVWGFNLDTTHTLHKLGDHGTFFGFSLALHQQLTPEPQSWILVGAPQAAGQGLLRGSRPGALFRCPITPEEYDCERVDIDGEVSLDRESKDNQWLGVTVKSQGIGGKVVTCAHLYELRQRVGQSSETRDPIGRCYVLSEDLTERDDLDGGEWKFCEGRPQGHEQFGFCQQGMSVSFTPDNNFILFGAPGTYNWKGLLFMASPIEDALLYKTLEPSSRPTSFEDVAHNSYLGFSVDSAMDIMSLGELTFVAGAPRANHTGAVVLLRKDNVYRLVPQHIFWGEELASSFGYSVATTDLNRDGWTDLIVGAPNFFDRKAEIGGAVYVYLNPFGHWDDQARPIRLNGTYDSMFGMTVSNVGDLDQDGYGDIAVGAPFDGDGKVFIYRGSDAGIETKPAQVLDGRNFDVRRFGYSISGSLDIDNNHYPDIAVGSLNDSVVLFRSRPVIHVIREISIDPQYIDLEQYNCKGREGVCVEVKACFTFTAHPEHYSPHMTLVVYFEADTERRKLGLPHRVNFLGRSSLEPEFTQTEEVELHRQRHPVCTTATFQLHENIIDKLRPISLAITHTIKPVPPRRHSGAKRLEKLAPVLSVSPSNTLHSEVNFLREGCGSDKICQSNLKLNSQFGTRPLTSDLFTPLPKDEDDVQVFSLSDQRLVVLEITVTNMPSDPLHPEEDGDDAHAAQLLISLPNTLSYAGSRIPPQMRCQANQNGSQVECDLGNPVKRDAKLKFSINLSTSNITIETTELTADLLLTTISEQLDLVPVTAFAKVVIELPLSVSGLATPHQLFFSGTVKGESAMTSLEDIGSPVDIEFVVANPGQTLQTLGSAFLNIMWPYELANEKWLLYPVSLKFEGHPNTQCTPTGALNPLKLHSSSLAELPQPVSHSAGRTRRSHPEEDGQVTTKGSMGRTTPAVAASERRKSLKLDCLLGSARCVLIQCPLHSFSGQAVLKIHARLWNSSFIEEFSAVSALELLIRANITVKSSIKHLVLRDAAAQVPVMIYPEPGLADQYWIPWWIILIAVLAGILLLTLLVCILWKCGFFQRAHYKDKLPQYHAVKIPREDRPQFQTEKSGVVHKKEWATHWIDGTS
- the itga7 gene encoding integrin alpha-7 isoform X1; its protein translation is MAALVGHGNTVSLSSCSSHRWTTLIWALLFLLGKVWGFNLDTTHTLHKLGDHGTFFGFSLALHQQLTPEPQSWILVGAPQAAGQGLLRGSRPGALFRCPITPEEYDCERVDIDGEVSLDRESKDNQWLGVTVKSQGIGGKVVTCAHLYELRQRVGQSSETRDPIGRCYVLSEDLTERDDLDGGEWKFCEGRPQGHEQFGFCQQGMSVSFTPDNNFILFGAPGTYNWKGEMRVQLLNQTLLDLGFYDDGPYEVADQKQLNAQLIPVASHSYLGFSVDSAMDIMSLGELTFVAGAPRANHTGAVVLLRKDNVYRLVPQHIFWGEELASSFGYSVATTDLNRDGWTDLIVGAPNFFDRKAEIGGAVYVYLNPFGHWDDQARPIRLNGTYDSMFGMTVSNVGDLDQDGYGDIAVGAPFDGDGKVFIYRGSDAGIETKPAQVLDGRNFDVRRFGYSISGSLDIDNNHYPDIAVGSLNDSVVLFRSRPVIHVIREISIDPQYIDLEQYNCKGREGVCVEVKACFTFTAHPEHYSPHMTLVVYFEADTERRKLGLPHRVNFLGRSSLEPEFTQTEEVELHRQRHPVCTTATFQLHENIIDKLRPISLAITHTIKPVPPRRHSGAKRLEKLAPVLSVSPSNTLHSEVNFLREGCGSDKICQSNLKLNSQFGTRPLTSDLFTPLPKDEDDVQVFSLSDQRLVVLEITVTNMPSDPLHPEEDGDDAHAAQLLISLPNTLSYAGSRIPPQMRCQANQNGSQVECDLGNPVKRDAKLKFSINLSTSNITIETTELTADLLLTTISEQLDLVPVTAFAKVVIELPLSVSGLATPHQLFFSGTVKGESAMTSLEDIGSPVDIEFVVANPGQTLQTLGSAFLNIMWPYELANEKWLLYPVSLKFEGHPNTQCTPTGALNPLKLHSSSLAELPQPVSHSAGRTRRSHPEEDGQVTTKGSMGRTTPAVAASERRKSLKLDCLLGSARCVLIQCPLHSFSGQAVLKIHARLWNSSFIEEFSAVSALELLIRANITVKSSIKHLVLRDAAAQVPVMIYPEPGLADQYWIPWWIILIAVLAGILLLTLLVCILWKCGFFQRAHYKDKLPQYHAVKIPREDRPQFQTEKSGVVHKKEWATHWIDGTS
- the itga7 gene encoding integrin alpha-7 isoform X3, which produces MAALVGHGNTVSLSSCSSHRWTTLIWALLFLLGKVWGFNLDTTHTLHKLGDHGTFFGFSLALHQQLTPEPQSWILVGAPQAAGQGLLRGSRPGALFRCPITPEEYDCERVDIDGEVSLDRESKDNQWLGVTVKSQGIGGKVVTCAHLYELRQRVGQSSETRDPIGRCYVLSEDLTERDDLDGGEWKFCEGRPQGHEQFGFCQQGMSVSFTPDNNFILFGAPGTYNWKGFSVDSAMDIMSLGELTFVAGAPRANHTGAVVLLRKDNVYRLVPQHIFWGEELASSFGYSVATTDLNRDGWTDLIVGAPNFFDRKAEIGGAVYVYLNPFGHWDDQARPIRLNGTYDSMFGMTVSNVGDLDQDGYGDIAVGAPFDGDGKVFIYRGSDAGIETKPAQVLDGRNFDVRRFGYSISGSLDIDNNHYPDIAVGSLNDSVVLFRSRPVIHVIREISIDPQYIDLEQYNCKGREGVCVEVKACFTFTAHPEHYSPHMTLVVYFEADTERRKLGLPHRVNFLGRSSLEPEFTQTEEVELHRQRHPVCTTATFQLHENIIDKLRPISLAITHTIKPVPPRRHSGAKRLEKLAPVLSVSPSNTLHSEVNFLREGCGSDKICQSNLKLNSQFGTRPLTSDLFTPLPKDEDDVQVFSLSDQRLVVLEITVTNMPSDPLHPEEDGDDAHAAQLLISLPNTLSYAGSRIPPQMRCQANQNGSQVECDLGNPVKRDAKLKFSINLSTSNITIETTELTADLLLTTISEQLDLVPVTAFAKVVIELPLSVSGLATPHQLFFSGTVKGESAMTSLEDIGSPVDIEFVVANPGQTLQTLGSAFLNIMWPYELANEKWLLYPVSLKFEGHPNTQCTPTGALNPLKLHSSSLAELPQPVSHSAGRTRRSHPEEDGQVTTKGSMGRTTPAVAASERRKSLKLDCLLGSARCVLIQCPLHSFSGQAVLKIHARLWNSSFIEEFSAVSALELLIRANITVKSSIKHLVLRDAAAQVPVMIYPEPGLADQYWIPWWIILIAVLAGILLLTLLVCILWKCGFFQRAHYKDKLPQYHAVKIPREDRPQFQTEKSGVVHKKEWATHWIDGTS
- the itga7 gene encoding integrin alpha-7 isoform X4; amino-acid sequence: MRAHMILVGAPQAAGQGLLRGSRPGALFRCPITPEEYDCERVDIDGEVSLDRESKDNQWLGVTVKSQGIGGKVVTCAHLYELRQRVGQSSETRDPIGRCYVLSEDLTERDDLDGGEWKFCEGRPQGHEQFGFCQQGMSVSFTPDNNFILFGAPGTYNWKGEMRVQLLNQTLLDLGFYDDGPYEVADQKQLNAQLIPVASHSYLGFSVDSAMDIMSLGELTFVAGAPRANHTGAVVLLRKDNVYRLVPQHIFWGEELASSFGYSVATTDLNRDGWTDLIVGAPNFFDRKAEIGGAVYVYLNPFGHWDDQARPIRLNGTYDSMFGMTVSNVGDLDQDGYGDIAVGAPFDGDGKVFIYRGSDAGIETKPAQVLDGRNFDVRRFGYSISGSLDIDNNHYPDIAVGSLNDSVVLFRSRPVIHVIREISIDPQYIDLEQYNCKGREGVCVEVKACFTFTAHPEHYSPHMTLVVYFEADTERRKLGLPHRVNFLGRSSLEPEFTQTEEVELHRQRHPVCTTATFQLHENIIDKLRPISLAITHTIKPVPPRRHSGAKRLEKLAPVLSVSPSNTLHSEVNFLREGCGSDKICQSNLKLNSQFGTRPLTSDLFTPLPKDEDDVQVFSLSDQRLVVLEITVTNMPSDPLHPEEDGDDAHAAQLLISLPNTLSYAGSRIPPQMRCQANQNGSQVECDLGNPVKRDAKLKFSINLSTSNITIETTELTADLLLTTISEQLDLVPVTAFAKVVIELPLSVSGLATPHQLFFSGTVKGESAMTSLEDIGSPVDIEFVVANPGQTLQTLGSAFLNIMWPYELANEKWLLYPVSLKFEGHPNTQCTPTGALNPLKLHSSSLAELPQPVSHSAGRTRRSHPEEDGQVTTKGSMGRTTPAVAASERRKSLKLDCLLGSARCVLIQCPLHSFSGQAVLKIHARLWNSSFIEEFSAVSALELLIRANITVKSSIKHLVLRDAAAQVPVMIYPEPGLADQYWIPWWIILIAVLAGILLLTLLVCILWKCGFFQRAHYKDKLPQYHAVKIPREDRPQFQTEKSGVVHKKEWATHWIDGTS